ATGGGTGATAGAACGTTTCGTAACAGCGGTAAAGCGTCTCCTTGTCGATCTTCCGGATTGATTCCGCGGTACCGGCGATATCGATGTGTACGGGATGGGCATTATAGAGAGCATCAATCAGCCCAAAATAAACCCGCCAATCAGCATTATCGCGGTACATGTTGATCTCCTGCTCGATTATTCCCTTCTCTTTCTCCACGTTTTCATCCGTAAAGTAAGGATTCTGGACAAAATCAAGCAGAGTTTCAAGATTCGCTTCAATTTGTTCGGTTGCAGAGAATAGGTATACCGTGCGGTCAAAGCTGGTATATGCATTGGCCGAAGCGCCCTGGGATGCGAAGGTTGCGAAAATGTCGCCGGCCGGTTCCTCGAACATTTTATGTTCAAGGAAATGAGCAATGCCGTCGGGGACTGACACCGGCTCCTGGTCACCAACGGCAAACCGGTTGTCGATGGAGCCATAACGGGTTGAGAATGTGGCGTATGTCTTGCTGAACCCCTCTTTAGGAAGGATCACGACCTCCAGACCGTTTGGCAGCACTTCCCTGTAAATCGTCTCTTGTACCCCCGGATAAGCTAACGTCTCCATATGCTTACCCCTCCTTCCCGTCGCGCAGGAAATAAATCGTATCCAGCTCTGTTTTGCGCGCTACCGCGGCGATTTGTTCCGCAGTCACTGCCTTCACCTGCGCAAGCAGTTCATCCGTCGATCGTTCGCGCCCTGACAATACCGCATTGAAATCGAACCCGATCATTTCATTGGCAGAATCCTGCAGCTCCCGCAGATGATTGGCTATCATCGCTTTGGTCTGGTTCATCTCCAAATCGCTGTAAGAACCGGTTCGCATTCCTTCAAGCTGCTTTTCGATAATTTCCGTAGCACGCTCGAAATTAGCAATCTCAATACCGGATTGTATCGTGCAAATACCTTTATGGCCGTCCAGCCTCGATGCGGCATAATAAGCCAGACTCGCTTTTTCCCTGACATTCAAGAACAGCTTCGAGTGCGGGTACCCGCCCAGAATGCCGTTATACATAAGTGCAGCCGGATAATCGTCATCCGCATAAGATGTATGCACGCGTAAGCCCATATTGAGCTTTCCCTGACTTACATCCATTCGTTCAATCACGTTACGGACCTTGTCGACCGCTCTTGCGGACGCCGGTCTGCCATATGAAGCAGGCTGGCCCTTGTCGAGCTGAAAGGCTTCCGATACAAGCGACTTCACTTCTTCAAGCGACGTGTCGCCTACTACATATAAATCCAATGCCGCTTCCGACAACCATCTGTGATACATCGCCGTTAGCGATGCTGGCGTGATGGCATCGATATCTTCCAGCTTACCAAGCGGGTGGAGTCTGTACGGTTCGTCATGACACATTTCTTCCAGGCATCGTTCGGCGGCATAGCGGATTTTATCATTAATTATAGATTCCAATCGCTTGCGTAAAGTCACTTTCTCAGCATCGACGTATTTGCCGCGAAGTTGTCCGTTCTCCGCAGCCGGATCGGTCAACACTTCCCCGAGAAGCTTCAAGGACGAGGCCAGCAAAGGCTGATTCGAAGAAACGAACCGGTCGTTAATGACATCCATCCGGAACTGAACGATCTGGGAGTCTCCCCGCTTGTACACATCGAATCCGAACCCCGCTCCATATAAATCGTCGAGCCGTTCGCGGAAAGCAATCGTTTCCGGAGTTGAAGCGGTCCCGCGTCTTAATACGAAAGGAATTAAGGCTACTGGCGTAACCGTCTCTTCGGTTAGCGGCAAGCCGGCATACAGCGAAATGGAAAACGTCTTAAAGCGTTTGGTAGGTAAAACATGCAGCCTGATACGGTTATGCTGTCCTCGTTCAAATGCAGATTTGGTCACGCTCGGCGTCCCCTTCCGCTTCAGTTTTCACATCTCTTTGGAGTAAATCTATTCCAATTTCCATCTGTCTATTCCATTCTACCCGATCGGAAATGGAAGAAGCAACCCACATCGTCGGCGGGCTGCTTCTTGGGTGCGGCTACATACAAAAAATATGTTTTCCGATGGTTTTAACCTGAGGACGGGACCAAATCCATTTGGACGTGGCTGTTACAGGATTGAAATAATAGATGCAGCCTCCGGTGGGATCCCAGCCGTTAATAGCATCTTCCACCGCTTTCTTTGCGTTCTTGTTGGGTGTGAGCCAAATTTGACCGTCGGCAACTGCCGTGAATGCTCCCGGCTGAAAAATGACTCCCGATATCGAATGGGGAAAGCTGGGTGAACTTAGACGGTTTAAGATTACGGCTGCTACAGCTACCTGCCCGACATACGGCTCGCCTCGAGCCTCTCCGTAAACGGCATTCGCCATCAGCTTCAAATCGTTAGCGGATAAGCCGAGTCTGGTTGATTTCGTGACATTGCCGGCGCGCGCCTCCGTCTTGCTTCCCCCCGGTACGTCCGCAGCCGTTGGTTTCCAGTTTTTCGTAGCTTCCCAAAGCTTCACCTTTGTTTTCCCGGCCACAATACCGTCTGATTTTAGACCGAATTTCCACTGAAACCATGTGACGGCCTTGCGGGTAGACCAACCGAAATCGCCGTCAATTTCTCCGTCGAAGTAACCCAAGTACTTGAGCCGACCCTGCAGTTCAACGACGTCTTTTCCCGAAGAACCTACTTTTAATGTTGCGCGACTAAAGGTTTCGGCCGTTTTTTCGCTGTCTGCATGCTTAAGCGTAAACGCGCCGAACAATAGAAGGACGATGACGATGGTCACCGTAATTAAACGATTTCTCATCCTGGAATCTGCCTTTCTCTTGCAAGTGGATTCGCAAAGCAAGCTGAGCTTATTCCTAGTATGAGAAAACCGGTTCCCTTCTATGCACGATTATGGCTTATGAGCTAATCTTTCCTGCGTCGTACTGATCGAGTGTCATCATTACTTCGCGCGGTTTGCTGCCTTCATATGGGCCTACGACGTTTCGCGCCTCCATCTGATCGATCAGGCGGGCCGCACGGGTATAGCCGATGCGCATCCGGCGCTGAAGCAGCGACACGGACGCTTGCTTTGCTTCTATCACTATCCTGACAGCTTGATCATAAAGATCATCGAGCATTTCATCGCCTTCCGGGGCGGAATCATCCAGCTCAGGCACCAGGTCCTCTTTATATTCCGCTTCCGCTTGCCCGCGCGAGAAGGTGACGACCGCTTCCACTTCCTGATCCGATAAGAACGCTCCTTGGACGCGAATAGGCTTGGACATACCGACAGGGAGGAAAAGCATATCGCCGCGCCCGAGCAGCTTCTCCGCGCCGACCATGTCCAGAATCGTTCTCGAATCGACCTGCGACGATACGCCGAAGGCAATCCTTGAAGGGATATTCGCTTTAATGACACCGGTAATTACATCGACCGAAGGCCTCTGGGTCGCAATAATTAGATGGATGCCGGCTGCCCGTGCCATCTGCGCCAGGCGGCAAATCGCATCCTCAACGTCATTGGCCGCGACCATCATGAGGTCGGCAAGCTCGTCTACGATGACGACGATATAAGGAAGCACTGCTGCCGGATTCGCAGCCATTAATGTGTTATATCCCTCAATATTGCGCGTTCCCGATTTAGAGAACATTTCATAGCGTTTCTCCATCTCAACTACGATCTTCTTGAGCGCGAGCGAAGCACGGCGCGGATCAGTGACGACAGGTGCAAGCAAATGCGGGATACCGTTATACACGT
This is a stretch of genomic DNA from Paenibacillus sp. sptzw28. It encodes these proteins:
- the yfmF gene encoding EF-P 5-aminopentanol modification-associated protein YfmF, with translation MTKSAFERGQHNRIRLHVLPTKRFKTFSISLYAGLPLTEETVTPVALIPFVLRRGTASTPETIAFRERLDDLYGAGFGFDVYKRGDSQIVQFRMDVINDRFVSSNQPLLASSLKLLGEVLTDPAAENGQLRGKYVDAEKVTLRKRLESIINDKIRYAAERCLEEMCHDEPYRLHPLGKLEDIDAITPASLTAMYHRWLSEAALDLYVVGDTSLEEVKSLVSEAFQLDKGQPASYGRPASARAVDKVRNVIERMDVSQGKLNMGLRVHTSYADDDYPAALMYNGILGGYPHSKLFLNVREKASLAYYAASRLDGHKGICTIQSGIEIANFERATEIIEKQLEGMRTGSYSDLEMNQTKAMIANHLRELQDSANEMIGFDFNAVLSGRERSTDELLAQVKAVTAEQIAAVARKTELDTIYFLRDGKEG
- the sleB gene encoding spore cortex-lytic enzyme, whose product is MRNRLITVTIVIVLLLFGAFTLKHADSEKTAETFSRATLKVGSSGKDVVELQGRLKYLGYFDGEIDGDFGWSTRKAVTWFQWKFGLKSDGIVAGKTKVKLWEATKNWKPTAADVPGGSKTEARAGNVTKSTRLGLSANDLKLMANAVYGEARGEPYVGQVAVAAVILNRLSSPSFPHSISGVIFQPGAFTAVADGQIWLTPNKNAKKAVEDAINGWDPTGGCIYYFNPVTATSKWIWSRPQVKTIGKHIFCM